The Ensifer adhaerens genome contains a region encoding:
- a CDS encoding iron ABC transporter substrate-binding protein: MLKSLAIIVSAVLGLASAAAEARTIIDAAGRTVEVPDTITRVLAAGPPASVLTYVLAPDKLAGWVREPTDEQKAYLVPSVRDLPTYGQLTGKGGSANVEAVLAAKPDIILDVGTVNDTYRSLADKVQAQTGVPYVLIDGRFADSGKALRDVGALLGVTERAETLATYADRRIKDLNDNLAKIPRDQRPRVYYGRGPEGLETGLSGSINVEILEAVGAANVAAAAGKGSLTQVSLEQILSWNPDFIIAASGKFAASVRKDPLWADVKAVTNGRVFTAPSLPYGWFDSPPAINRLIGVVWLQKLFYPASFNGDLAAEARNFYRLFYQVDLTDEQVATLLNGAVPPSK; this comes from the coding sequence ATGTTGAAATCTCTTGCGATAATCGTCTCAGCCGTGCTCGGCCTTGCTTCTGCCGCTGCCGAGGCGCGTACCATCATCGATGCCGCCGGGCGAACGGTCGAGGTTCCCGATACCATCACGCGCGTGCTTGCCGCCGGCCCGCCAGCTTCGGTGCTGACCTATGTTCTGGCACCGGACAAGCTCGCCGGTTGGGTGCGCGAGCCGACGGATGAGCAAAAGGCATATCTGGTGCCGTCAGTCCGTGATCTCCCGACCTATGGCCAACTCACAGGCAAGGGAGGCAGCGCCAATGTCGAGGCGGTGCTTGCCGCAAAGCCCGATATCATTCTCGATGTCGGCACCGTCAACGACACCTACCGCTCGCTTGCCGACAAGGTACAGGCGCAGACCGGCGTCCCCTACGTCCTGATCGACGGGCGCTTCGCCGACAGCGGCAAGGCGCTGCGCGATGTCGGCGCCCTGCTTGGCGTGACCGAACGCGCCGAGACACTCGCGACTTACGCCGATCGGCGGATCAAGGATCTGAACGACAATCTTGCAAAGATCCCAAGGGATCAGCGGCCGCGCGTCTATTATGGCCGCGGCCCGGAAGGGTTGGAAACGGGACTTTCCGGGTCCATCAATGTCGAGATCCTCGAAGCCGTCGGCGCCGCGAACGTGGCGGCTGCCGCCGGCAAGGGCAGCCTGACCCAAGTGTCGCTAGAACAGATCCTGTCCTGGAACCCGGACTTCATCATCGCCGCAAGCGGAAAGTTCGCGGCCTCGGTAAGAAAGGACCCGCTCTGGGCCGATGTGAAGGCGGTCACCAACGGCCGGGTCTTCACCGCGCCGTCGCTACCCTACGGCTGGTTCGATTCGCCGCCCGCCATCAACCGACTGATTGGAGTGGTATGGCTCCAGAAGCTGTTCTATCCCGCTAGCTTTAATGGTGATCTCGCTGCCGAGGCCCGCAATTTCTACAGGCTGTTCTACCAGGTCGATCTGACGGACGAACAAGTGGCCACGCTCCTGAACGGGGCGGTGCCCCCTTCGAAATGA
- a CDS encoding NAD-dependent succinate-semialdehyde dehydrogenase, which yields MQLVERQALVGGEWKDAAYEKRFSVLNPADGSEITRVADCGATEAQQALDAAELAFRSWRQTTAAQRSEVLRRWAGLMLAKQEELARLLTAEQGKPLAEARGEVAYAAGFLTWFAEEGRRSHGGVVPPHRSDARIVVMKEPVGVVAAVTPWNFPLAMITRKIGPALAAGCTIVIKPAEDTPLSALALARLGEEAGVPAGVVSIVTTKSPADVVGVWMASPVVRKFSFTGSTATGKLLMRQCADTVKRVSLELGGNAPLIVFDDADIELAVRGTIASKFRNTGQTCVCANRILVEDGIYDRYAAALSEAVSALKVAAGVEDGAAQGPLINAAALTKVERHVADAISKGASVLTGGARHDRGGLFYAPTVLKDVTPDMALAQEETFGPVAGLFRFRGEDEAIALANATETGLSAYFFTRDIGRAWRVAGALEAGMVGINEGVISTEVAPFGGIKQSGLGREGASEGLDEYLESKYVLFGGLSVQ from the coding sequence ATGCAGCTTGTAGAACGCCAGGCCCTGGTGGGCGGAGAGTGGAAAGACGCCGCCTACGAGAAGCGCTTCTCCGTCCTTAATCCAGCCGATGGGAGCGAAATCACCCGCGTTGCCGATTGCGGTGCCACGGAAGCCCAACAAGCGCTCGATGCCGCGGAGCTCGCCTTTCGGAGCTGGCGGCAGACCACGGCCGCGCAGCGCTCCGAGGTGCTGCGGCGCTGGGCCGGGCTGATGCTCGCGAAGCAGGAGGAGCTTGCGCGGCTTCTCACTGCCGAGCAGGGCAAGCCGCTGGCGGAAGCCCGTGGTGAGGTCGCCTATGCCGCCGGGTTCCTGACCTGGTTTGCGGAGGAAGGCCGTCGCTCACATGGCGGCGTCGTGCCGCCGCACCGGAGCGACGCCCGTATCGTCGTGATGAAGGAGCCGGTTGGTGTCGTTGCGGCGGTCACGCCCTGGAATTTCCCGCTGGCGATGATCACCCGCAAGATTGGCCCGGCGCTTGCAGCCGGCTGTACGATCGTCATCAAGCCCGCCGAGGACACACCGCTGTCGGCACTGGCGCTCGCCCGCCTCGGCGAGGAGGCCGGCGTGCCAGCCGGCGTTGTGAGCATCGTTACGACGAAGTCTCCGGCTGACGTCGTCGGCGTCTGGATGGCGAGCCCGGTCGTTCGGAAGTTTTCCTTCACTGGCTCGACGGCGACCGGCAAGCTGCTGATGCGGCAGTGTGCAGACACGGTGAAGCGCGTCAGCCTCGAGCTCGGCGGCAACGCGCCTCTGATCGTGTTCGACGATGCCGACATAGAATTGGCGGTTCGCGGCACGATTGCCTCGAAGTTCCGCAACACTGGACAGACCTGCGTCTGCGCCAACCGCATCCTTGTCGAGGACGGCATCTACGACCGTTATGCGGCCGCCCTCAGCGAGGCGGTGTCTGCGCTCAAGGTGGCGGCTGGCGTGGAAGATGGCGCGGCCCAGGGGCCGCTCATCAATGCTGCGGCCCTGACCAAGGTCGAGCGGCACGTTGCCGATGCGATTTCGAAGGGCGCGAGCGTCCTGACGGGGGGCGCACGCCACGACCGCGGTGGGCTGTTTTACGCGCCGACGGTCCTCAAGGACGTCACGCCGGACATGGCGCTGGCGCAGGAAGAGACCTTCGGGCCTGTGGCAGGCCTCTTCCGCTTCCGTGGCGAAGACGAGGCGATCGCGCTTGCCAACGCCACGGAAACGGGTCTGTCCGCCTACTTCTTCACGCGCGATATCGGCCGCGCCTGGCGCGTTGCCGGGGCGCTCGAAGCGGGCATGGTGGGCATCAACGAAGGGGTGATTTCAACCGAAGTCGCACCCTTTGGCGGGATCAAGCAATCGGGTCTCGGTCGTGAAGGCGCGAGCGAAGGGCTCGATGAGTATTTGGAAAGCAAATACGTGCTCTTCGGAGGGCTCTCCGTACAATAA
- a CDS encoding ABC transporter substrate-binding protein, which produces MKDLKTNSGQPLHSSVKDLVEQVRSGAIDRRSFLRASAWLGVSVASASAFAGMTGKALAQTETPVDGGKLRFACQIQELTDPMLSSWIEASNLYRNCLEFLTYVDADNITHPYLAKSWTPSEDLKVWDFELDERAKWSNGDAFTPEDVIFNIERWIAPDAQSSNKTAFSAVEKVEKTGDHSVRITLSRGVSSLPEQLYSYTCPMVHHNFVKDGSNWPANPIGTGPFKLASFEVGRQAVFTKRADYWGTPAHLDEIHYIDMGTDVTTHLAALASGQIDVIYRASIAEYDLMKSLPNIQVLKANPAHTLVMRMQVDAKPFDDIRVRKAIQLAADNKQMLDVAYRGEGVIGANVHVSPTQPDYFPLEPVTRDVEKAKALLAEAGYKDGLDIEITLGNTQGKWEQDTVQVLQQNLAEAGIRLKLNVLPASQYWPVWDKVPFGLTYWAHRPLGSMTLDLAYRSGGAWNESHFASKEFDAALDKAMAVVDPAKRSEAMKEVEQILQDNAVMVQAYWPSRFCATSMKVRNYKLHPADYFRMDGIWLAQA; this is translated from the coding sequence ATGAAGGATCTAAAGACAAACAGCGGTCAGCCGCTCCATTCGTCCGTCAAGGACCTGGTTGAGCAAGTCCGCTCCGGTGCGATCGACCGCCGCTCGTTCCTGCGCGCCAGCGCCTGGCTTGGCGTTTCCGTCGCATCCGCCAGCGCTTTTGCCGGCATGACGGGGAAGGCGCTCGCCCAGACAGAGACGCCCGTCGACGGCGGCAAGCTGCGGTTTGCCTGCCAGATCCAGGAACTGACCGATCCGATGCTTTCGAGCTGGATCGAGGCTTCCAACCTCTATCGCAACTGCCTCGAATTTCTGACCTACGTCGATGCCGACAACATCACCCATCCTTACCTTGCCAAGAGCTGGACGCCGTCCGAGGACCTGAAGGTCTGGGACTTTGAGCTGGATGAGCGCGCCAAGTGGTCGAATGGCGATGCTTTCACGCCCGAGGACGTGATCTTCAACATCGAGCGCTGGATCGCGCCGGACGCGCAATCGTCGAACAAGACGGCATTTTCCGCTGTGGAGAAGGTTGAGAAGACGGGTGATCACAGCGTGCGCATCACGCTGTCGCGCGGCGTGTCCTCGCTGCCAGAGCAGCTCTATTCCTACACCTGCCCGATGGTGCACCACAATTTCGTCAAGGACGGCAGCAATTGGCCGGCAAACCCGATCGGAACCGGTCCGTTCAAGCTCGCAAGCTTCGAGGTCGGCCGTCAGGCTGTGTTCACCAAGCGTGCGGACTATTGGGGAACGCCGGCGCATCTCGACGAGATCCACTACATCGATATGGGCACGGATGTGACGACGCATCTGGCGGCTCTCGCAAGCGGGCAGATCGACGTCATCTATCGCGCCAGCATCGCCGAATACGACCTGATGAAGTCGCTGCCGAACATCCAGGTGCTGAAGGCCAATCCGGCGCATACGCTGGTCATGCGCATGCAGGTGGACGCAAAGCCGTTCGACGATATCCGCGTTCGCAAGGCTATCCAGCTTGCCGCCGACAACAAGCAGATGCTCGACGTCGCCTATCGTGGCGAAGGTGTCATTGGCGCGAACGTGCATGTTTCGCCGACGCAGCCGGACTACTTCCCGCTGGAGCCTGTCACCCGTGATGTCGAGAAGGCCAAGGCCCTGCTTGCCGAGGCCGGCTACAAGGACGGCCTCGATATCGAGATCACGCTCGGCAACACTCAAGGCAAATGGGAACAGGACACCGTCCAGGTGCTGCAGCAGAACCTGGCGGAAGCCGGTATCCGGCTGAAGCTCAACGTGCTCCCCGCCTCGCAATACTGGCCGGTCTGGGACAAGGTTCCCTTTGGCCTGACCTATTGGGCGCACCGTCCACTCGGCTCGATGACGCTGGATCTTGCCTATCGTTCCGGCGGCGCCTGGAACGAGAGCCATTTCGCCAGCAAGGAGTTCGACGCAGCCCTCGACAAGGCGATGGCGGTGGTCGATCCGGCCAAGCGCAGCGAGGCGATGAAAGAGGTCGAACAGATCCTTCAGGACAATGCCGTCATGGTGCAGGCCTACTGGCCGAGCCGCTTCTGCGCAACATCCATGAAGGTCAGAAATTACAAGCTGCACCCGGCGGATTACTTCCGCATGGACGGCATCTGGCTCGCCCAGGCGTAA
- the fae gene encoding formaldehyde-activating enzyme translates to MLYIGEGFEGSGPNAAHINLYLGPKDGPIAGALATAAASPGPGHLPFQAILKPNLPAKPVTLFIAKAVLQPGTHETMTWGPAQAGVAAGITEALLDGTLPAEAEDDWLAIAAVWVNPTADDAEAVYAHNRTATHMAAKRALTRNWPSRDELKQGLQTVGNPFFTPKAA, encoded by the coding sequence GTGCTTTATATCGGTGAAGGCTTCGAGGGCTCCGGCCCGAATGCTGCGCATATCAATCTCTACCTCGGTCCGAAGGATGGTCCGATCGCCGGTGCGCTGGCGACGGCGGCGGCCAGCCCCGGTCCCGGCCACTTGCCCTTCCAGGCAATCCTGAAACCGAACCTGCCGGCAAAGCCGGTGACGCTGTTCATCGCCAAGGCGGTGCTGCAGCCGGGTACGCATGAGACCATGACCTGGGGGCCGGCCCAGGCGGGCGTCGCCGCCGGCATCACCGAAGCGCTGCTCGATGGTACGCTGCCGGCTGAGGCCGAGGATGACTGGCTGGCGATCGCCGCGGTATGGGTCAACCCGACGGCCGATGATGCCGAAGCGGTTTACGCCCACAACAGGACGGCGACGCACATGGCAGCTAAGCGTGCGCTGACCCGCAACTGGCCGTCGCGTGACGAGTTGAAGCAGGGTCTACAGACCGTCGGCAATCCGTTCTTCACGCCGAAGGCTGCCTGA
- a CDS encoding LysR family transcriptional regulator has protein sequence MDRRRLPLNALRAFEAVAHYNSFTDAANALNISQSALSRHVIGLEESIGHKLFERGHKSIALTVEGRALLSGVAKGFDRIEQALREVGQKDGQKRKLRINLPPSFAMKLTVPLLTDFRRSFPEVLFEVSTPYGGPNSEFDLAVVYSRPTVDEWITDLLWEERPTILCHPDLVRNGLPEIAAFIAENEIVHIKIVDLDPHHMWQRFVLQNGISDVSTGRGVTFDSASLAVQYVLSGHGMVLVDPVLFREELESGRLVTPFDADYYEGFGYYLKIDADGLADPLIAGFRSWLISRFRNNGRPNGHRRGLRVIGGTDSA, from the coding sequence ATGGATCGCCGTCGCCTTCCTCTCAATGCCCTGCGCGCCTTCGAAGCCGTGGCGCACTACAACAGCTTCACCGACGCTGCGAATGCTCTCAACATTTCGCAAAGCGCGCTCTCGCGTCATGTCATCGGGCTGGAGGAATCGATCGGCCACAAGCTGTTCGAGCGGGGCCACAAGTCGATCGCGCTGACGGTCGAAGGCCGGGCGCTACTGTCAGGCGTGGCCAAGGGTTTCGACCGGATCGAGCAGGCGCTCAGGGAGGTAGGGCAAAAGGACGGGCAGAAGCGCAAGCTGCGCATCAATCTGCCGCCGAGTTTCGCCATGAAGCTCACGGTGCCGCTGCTCACCGATTTCCGCCGCAGCTTCCCGGAGGTTTTGTTCGAAGTGTCGACGCCTTACGGCGGGCCGAACAGCGAGTTCGACCTCGCTGTCGTCTATTCGCGGCCGACGGTCGATGAATGGATCACCGACCTTCTTTGGGAGGAGCGCCCGACGATCCTTTGCCATCCGGACCTGGTGCGTAACGGCTTGCCCGAAATCGCCGCCTTCATCGCCGAGAACGAGATCGTTCATATCAAGATCGTCGATCTCGATCCGCACCATATGTGGCAGCGGTTCGTGCTGCAGAACGGTATCTCCGATGTCTCGACCGGTCGCGGCGTGACGTTCGACAGCGCCAGCCTCGCCGTCCAGTACGTGCTTTCTGGACACGGCATGGTGCTCGTCGATCCGGTGCTTTTCCGCGAAGAACTCGAAAGCGGTCGGCTCGTGACGCCCTTCGACGCCGACTACTACGAGGGCTTTGGCTACTACCTGAAAATCGATGCCGATGGACTGGCGGATCCGCTCATCGCCGGCTTCCGCTCGTGGCTTATCAGCCGCTTCAGAAACAATGGTCGGCCGAATGGCCACCGCAGAGGCCTGCGCGTGATCGGCGGGACCGACAGCGCCTGA
- a CDS encoding ABC transporter ATP-binding protein yields the protein MTLEIRSLAFGYGARTVGENISLSLAAGEVLALLGPNGAGKTTLFKTVLGLLPVRAGDILLDQKPLSVWSRRQRARHIAYVPQAHAALFPFTVLEVVLMGRAPHLAPFSSPGSRDRRIAMEALAGLGMAHLAMQPYTEISGGERQMALIARALAQEPSILVMDEPTANLDYGNQMRALSNIRVLAARGLSVVLSTHNPDHAFLVADRVALLHASKLIALGSPKDVLTPAALKQLYDIDVVIGSIDGSAARLCAPRFAIPSASKGAGHGPPERNP from the coding sequence ATGACGCTGGAAATCCGGAGCCTCGCCTTTGGTTATGGCGCGCGCACTGTGGGCGAGAACATTTCCCTATCGCTTGCGGCCGGAGAGGTCTTGGCGCTGCTTGGTCCCAATGGCGCAGGCAAGACCACATTGTTCAAGACCGTTCTTGGTCTCCTACCGGTCAGGGCCGGCGACATACTTCTGGACCAGAAACCGTTATCTGTCTGGTCGCGGCGCCAGCGCGCCAGGCACATCGCTTATGTGCCGCAGGCACATGCGGCGCTTTTCCCGTTCACCGTGCTGGAGGTGGTGCTGATGGGGCGAGCCCCTCACCTCGCACCGTTCTCGTCGCCTGGCTCCCGCGATCGTCGGATCGCGATGGAGGCGCTGGCCGGCCTTGGCATGGCGCACCTCGCGATGCAGCCCTATACCGAGATCAGCGGCGGCGAGCGCCAGATGGCGCTGATTGCTCGCGCCCTTGCCCAGGAACCCTCCATCCTCGTCATGGACGAACCGACTGCCAATCTCGATTACGGGAACCAGATGCGGGCGCTCTCTAACATCAGGGTACTGGCGGCGCGCGGGCTCTCGGTCGTGCTCTCGACGCACAATCCGGATCATGCCTTTCTGGTCGCCGATCGCGTCGCCCTCCTCCATGCCTCCAAGCTCATCGCGCTCGGTTCGCCCAAGGATGTGTTGACGCCCGCGGCGCTGAAACAACTCTACGACATCGATGTGGTGATCGGTTCGATCGACGGCAGTGCGGCCCGCCTGTGTGCGCCGCGCTTTGCCATCCCCTCTGCAAGCAAAGGAGCAGGCCATGGTCCGCCAGAACGAAATCCGTGA
- the xth gene encoding exodeoxyribonuclease III — protein MKIATYNINGINKRLENLIAWLEETTPDIVCLQELKATDRQFPRSAIEAAGYGAVWQGQSAWNGVAILARDNEPVLTRAGLDGDPSDNQARYIEAAVSGILIACLYAPNGNPRPGPKFTYKLAWHERLAKHAAELYALDLPVVLAGDYNIVPEPRDIYPTGSYDDNALVQPESRAAFRTLLDQGWLDALRKVHPKGQIFTFWDYRRNRWQRDAGLRLDHMLLSRKLSRKLTGAGINREVRGVDGASDHAPVWITLRD, from the coding sequence ATGAAGATCGCCACCTACAACATCAACGGCATCAACAAGCGGCTCGAAAACCTGATCGCCTGGCTGGAGGAAACCACGCCAGATATCGTCTGCCTGCAGGAACTGAAAGCCACCGACCGGCAGTTTCCGCGTTCGGCGATCGAGGCCGCCGGCTATGGCGCTGTCTGGCAGGGACAATCCGCCTGGAATGGTGTGGCGATCCTCGCGCGCGACAACGAGCCGGTCCTGACCCGAGCCGGGCTCGACGGTGATCCCTCGGATAACCAGGCTCGCTACATAGAGGCTGCCGTCAGCGGCATTCTGATCGCCTGCCTCTATGCTCCCAACGGCAACCCGCGGCCCGGCCCCAAGTTTACCTACAAGCTTGCCTGGCACGAGCGCCTGGCCAAACACGCGGCCGAACTCTACGCCCTCGATCTGCCTGTAGTGCTTGCAGGCGACTACAACATCGTGCCGGAACCGCGCGACATCTACCCGACAGGTTCCTACGACGACAACGCTCTGGTTCAGCCGGAAAGTCGGGCCGCGTTCCGTACGCTTCTTGACCAGGGCTGGCTCGATGCGCTGCGCAAGGTCCATCCGAAGGGACAAATCTTCACCTTCTGGGACTATCGCCGGAACCGGTGGCAGCGCGACGCGGGGCTCCGGCTCGATCATATGCTGCTCAGCCGCAAGCTTTCCCGCAAACTTACCGGTGCTGGCATAAACCGCGAAGTGCGCGGCGTAGACGGTGCGAGCGATCACGCTCCGGTGTGGATCACGTTGCGGGATTGA
- a CDS encoding aldo/keto reductase, giving the protein MEYNRFGQTGLKTSSLCLGTMGLGSSKWKGWVLDEGRSVPVLKAALDAGINFFDMADWYSTGLNERVVSRTLLSLTSRENLVLTTKAFYPMSDSPNDKGLSRKHLMKSIDRSLEQMGTDYVDIYMIHAFDPETPIEETMSALHDIVKSGKARYLGASTMYAWQFAKMNHIAEKNGWTPFINMQCQYSLLYREEEREMMPYCKDEGIAVTTFSPLARGYLAGGGSAPRIAHDLYLDWFGDEIDQEIAHRVNEIARKYGKTASQIAQAWVIGSGNSTVPIFGAESAEQVEAALEAAKIELDAGDRAYLEEPYRPRDMINDYNPVRRPRSLSAPAAPLAVAS; this is encoded by the coding sequence GTGGAATACAATCGCTTTGGCCAGACCGGCCTGAAGACGTCATCCCTTTGCCTTGGCACCATGGGTCTCGGTTCTTCCAAGTGGAAGGGCTGGGTTCTCGACGAAGGCCGCTCCGTGCCGGTCTTGAAGGCCGCGCTGGATGCGGGCATCAACTTCTTCGACATGGCCGACTGGTACTCGACCGGGCTCAACGAGCGCGTCGTCAGCCGCACGCTCCTGTCGTTGACCAGCCGCGAAAACCTGGTGCTCACCACCAAAGCCTTCTATCCGATGAGCGACAGCCCGAACGACAAGGGCCTTTCGCGCAAGCACCTGATGAAGTCGATCGACCGCTCGTTGGAGCAGATGGGCACCGACTACGTCGACATCTACATGATCCACGCTTTCGATCCGGAAACGCCGATCGAAGAGACCATGTCGGCGCTCCACGACATCGTCAAATCCGGCAAGGCCCGCTATCTTGGCGCATCGACGATGTATGCCTGGCAGTTCGCGAAGATGAACCACATCGCCGAAAAGAACGGCTGGACCCCCTTCATCAACATGCAATGCCAGTACTCGCTGCTCTACCGCGAGGAAGAGCGCGAGATGATGCCCTACTGCAAAGACGAGGGCATCGCAGTCACGACCTTTTCGCCGCTGGCGCGCGGCTATCTCGCAGGCGGTGGCTCAGCCCCGCGCATCGCGCATGATCTTTACCTCGATTGGTTTGGCGACGAGATCGACCAGGAGATCGCCCACCGGGTGAACGAGATCGCACGCAAATACGGCAAGACCGCCAGCCAGATCGCCCAGGCCTGGGTCATCGGTTCCGGCAACAGCACGGTGCCGATTTTCGGGGCCGAAAGTGCCGAGCAGGTCGAAGCAGCGCTCGAAGCGGCAAAGATCGAACTCGACGCCGGCGATCGTGCCTATCTCGAAGAACCCTACCGGCCACGTGACATGATCAACGATTACAACCCGGTCCGCCGCCCGCGCTCGCTTTCCGCGCCGGCTGCGCCCCTGGCCGTGGCGTCCTGA
- the tsaA gene encoding tRNA (N6-threonylcarbamoyladenosine(37)-N6)-methyltransferase TrmO, with translation MVRQNEIRENEVAVEPPVATDAGLVFIGRISTPWTSRMETPRQGRHDGPVCRIEIFAPWVLALKGVEVFERLEILYWLDRSRRDLVLQSPASNGEVHGTFSLRSPVRPNPIGTSIVKLEAVEGSTLLVRGLDCLDGTPLIDLKPDRTLFKPIAPPQRGDFETGDSGPHHCQKA, from the coding sequence ATGGTCCGCCAGAACGAAATCCGTGAGAACGAGGTGGCAGTGGAGCCGCCAGTGGCAACCGATGCCGGCCTTGTCTTCATCGGCCGCATCTCCACACCCTGGACCTCGCGCATGGAAACGCCGCGTCAAGGCCGCCATGACGGTCCCGTCTGCCGCATCGAAATCTTCGCTCCCTGGGTTCTCGCCCTGAAGGGTGTGGAAGTCTTCGAGCGCCTGGAGATCCTCTATTGGCTCGACCGCTCACGCCGCGACCTGGTGCTGCAAAGCCCCGCCAGCAACGGTGAAGTGCATGGGACGTTTTCGTTGCGCTCGCCAGTGCGACCCAATCCGATTGGCACGTCGATCGTCAAGCTTGAAGCGGTGGAAGGCTCGACCCTGCTTGTGCGCGGTCTCGACTGCCTCGACGGTACGCCACTCATCGACCTCAAGCCGGACCGAACCCTCTTCAAGCCGATCGCGCCACCGCAGCGCGGCGATTTCGAGACCGGCGACAGCGGCCCGCATCATTGCCAGAAAGCGTGA
- a CDS encoding alpha/beta fold hydrolase: protein MSEKFLFDGPDDAAVTILLAHGAGAPMDSASMSATAKALAAAGFRVARFEFGYMAARRTSDGRKPPPRAETLNPEYLAAIEALGAKGPLIIGGKSMGGRVASMVADQLHAAGKIVGLLCLGYPFHPPAKPEQLRTKHLAGLKTPTLICQGTRDEFGTREEVPGYALSDAIEVLWLEDGDHDLKPRKSISGFSTADHLKTVADAVAARAARLTR, encoded by the coding sequence ATGAGTGAAAAATTCCTTTTCGACGGACCTGACGATGCGGCCGTCACAATTCTTCTTGCCCATGGCGCCGGCGCGCCGATGGATTCCGCATCAATGAGTGCGACGGCCAAGGCGCTTGCTGCCGCCGGTTTCCGCGTCGCCCGCTTCGAGTTCGGATACATGGCGGCGCGGCGAACGTCGGATGGGCGCAAACCCCCACCGCGCGCCGAGACGCTCAATCCGGAATACCTGGCCGCTATCGAGGCGCTCGGCGCGAAGGGACCGCTCATCATCGGCGGCAAATCGATGGGCGGGCGGGTTGCGAGCATGGTCGCCGACCAGCTGCACGCGGCTGGCAAGATCGTCGGCCTGCTCTGCCTCGGCTATCCCTTCCACCCGCCGGCAAAGCCCGAGCAGTTGCGCACCAAGCATCTGGCCGGGCTGAAGACGCCAACCCTGATTTGCCAGGGCACCCGCGACGAGTTCGGCACGCGTGAGGAGGTTCCGGGTTATGCCCTTTCCGACGCCATCGAAGTCTTGTGGCTCGAGGACGGCGATCATGACCTCAAGCCGCGCAAGAGCATTTCCGGCTTTTCGACGGCCGATCATTTGAAGACGGTGGCCGATGCGGTGGCAGCCCGGGCCGCCCGGCTGACGCGCTGA
- a CDS encoding IS110 family transposase: MTASYEYHIGVDYHKSYSHLVVQDSGGKTLRSGRVKNDRQSLGSFLERYRENSHAVVEATRNWMVIYDWLDDICDDVVLAHPLKVKAIADAKIKTDKIDATVLAHLLRADLVPQAWAPSDKARELRVALRERMFYVRLRTMTKNRIVTVFDRYPEQTAQLKTLGDLFGKAGRSQLAQIEVSAIDRIQIDRGLAFIGDIDVRIKQAEATIRAMTKGNGNVRLLKTIPGIGEFFARLIDAEIDDISRFRTPKKLAAYAGLVPSTYSSGGKTYHGKIIKQGNKWLRWAFVEAVTPAIASDPELRAQYDHLKFRGVNKARVAIARKLLTIAFQILRDQRAYERRDTSPMEGASTISQLS, from the coding sequence ATGACTGCGTCCTATGAATACCATATCGGCGTCGACTACCACAAATCCTACAGCCACCTGGTGGTGCAGGATTCGGGCGGCAAGACGCTCAGATCCGGCCGGGTGAAGAACGACCGCCAGTCGCTGGGCAGCTTTCTCGAACGCTATCGCGAGAACAGCCATGCGGTTGTCGAGGCGACGCGCAACTGGATGGTGATCTACGACTGGCTCGACGACATATGTGATGATGTCGTTCTCGCCCATCCGTTGAAGGTCAAGGCGATCGCCGACGCCAAGATCAAGACCGACAAGATCGACGCCACCGTGCTGGCACACCTGCTCAGGGCCGACCTGGTGCCACAGGCCTGGGCACCGAGCGACAAGGCCCGCGAGTTGCGTGTCGCGCTGCGCGAGCGGATGTTTTACGTGCGGCTGCGCACGATGACGAAGAACCGCATAGTCACGGTGTTTGATCGTTATCCGGAACAGACGGCGCAGTTGAAGACGCTTGGGGACCTGTTTGGCAAGGCCGGCCGCAGCCAGCTGGCGCAGATTGAGGTCTCAGCGATCGACCGTATCCAGATCGACCGTGGCCTCGCCTTCATCGGCGACATTGACGTGCGGATCAAGCAGGCGGAAGCAACGATCCGGGCGATGACCAAGGGCAATGGCAATGTCAGGCTGTTGAAGACGATCCCCGGCATCGGCGAGTTCTTCGCCCGGCTGATCGATGCGGAGATCGACGATATCAGCCGGTTCCGCACCCCGAAGAAGCTGGCCGCCTATGCCGGCCTCGTGCCATCGACCTATTCCTCCGGCGGCAAGACCTACCACGGCAAGATCATCAAGCAGGGCAATAAATGGTTGCGCTGGGCGTTCGTCGAGGCGGTCACCCCCGCCATCGCCAGCGATCCTGAGCTGCGCGCCCAGTACGACCACTTGAAGTTCAGAGGAGTGAACAAGGCGCGTGTGGCGATCGCACGCAAGCTTTTGACGATCGCCTTCCAGATCCTGCGTGACCAGCGCGCCTACGAGCGGCGCGACACCAGCCCCATGGAAGGCGCGTCGACGATATCCCAGCTGTCCTGA